The Blautia luti nucleotide sequence TCAGCTACAATATGGAATTTTGACTGATGAATAAAAAAGGAGTAAACAGTAACTTTTTTATTCAGAGGAGCAGCGCGTTCTCCACTCCCCTGAATCCATTCTCTTATTTATTAATTAAGGTCAATCTGAGCAATAATTTCTTTCAGTGCATCCGCACTCTTCTGAAGCTGTTCGATCTCAGCTTTGTTCATTCTCATCGGTACTTTACCCTGTACACCGTTTGGTCCGACAAGTGTCAGTGTACTTAAGCATACGTCCTCGATTCCGTACTCTCCATGCATCATGGTAGATACTGTGGAAATAGATTCTGAAGAAGATACAAGTAAGCTGCAGAGCTTGCATACAGAGGAAGATACTGCATAGAAAGTTGCACCTTTCTTGGAAATGATCTCACCGCCGGACTTCTGTACATACTGAAGCATTGCTTCTTTGTCGATCGGCTCGATATCTTTTCCCAGTTTCTTCTCCAGTTCATAGTACTCATCTACGCTTACGCCTGAGATATAAGCACCTGTCCACGGGATAAAGGATGTATCGCCATGTTCACCAAATACATAAGCATGAATGTTGCTCTGTGCGATCTGGAAATGTTCGGAAATTCCGCAGCGCAGACGCGCAGAATCAAGGATGGTACCGGAACCAAGGATCTGGTTCTCCGGAAGTCCGGAAATCTTTGTAAATACATAAGTCATGATATCAACCGGGTTGCTTACGATCAGGTAAATAGCATTTGGAGCTGCTTTTACGATCTCCGGTGTGATGGACTTCAGGATATTTACGTTTGTCTGTGTAAGCTCCAGTCTTGTCTGTCCTAGCTTACGTGCAATACCGGATGTGATGATAACGATGTCGGAATCTTTGGCATCTTCGTAATCTCCGGCAATGATAGAGATAGGATCTCTGAAGCAGGTTCCCTGGA carries:
- a CDS encoding L-lactate dehydrogenase, with translation MSSKITIIGAGSVGSTIAYTLSSQDIASELVLIDINKKKAEGEVLDIIQGTCFRDPISIIAGDYEDAKDSDIVIITSGIARKLGQTRLELTQTNVNILKSITPEIVKAAPNAIYLIVSNPVDIMTYVFTKISGLPENQILGSGTILDSARLRCGISEHFQIAQSNIHAYVFGEHGDTSFIPWTGAYISGVSVDEYYELEKKLGKDIEPIDKEAMLQYVQKSGGEIISKKGATFYAVSSSVCKLCSLLVSSSESISTVSTMMHGEYGIEDVCLSTLTLVGPNGVQGKVPMRMNKAEIEQLQKSADALKEIIAQIDLN